In the genome of Populus nigra chromosome 9, ddPopNigr1.1, whole genome shotgun sequence, one region contains:
- the LOC133703356 gene encoding uncharacterized protein At5g41620-like, producing MNFFKMATRADILASSCRRRRNTTVSDHRKYGTTPATPFLHWKLIQDGKKSRHSAVSSSGGSGGAGAGQRGGGVSCSGSGNTVSARKLAAALWRLRLAGGVGGHGGGDKGLNLRRGKTDELGLELNTVFPSHQISNEYGAEKMDLLRTPEFVSNSNHGILCKIESPSLYTKHNMESATKWDPRCSGMCSDIFCFYSHPKLLENHVAMVPAFAMHAELVQARLRIHELEPNCQSSKKKIKHSLKKLEEERTSSQSSEPQKIRAVFDVLDNQLSRERKKRQKLEILISKLITELANVKSSAKQFKKDYEEQKRAREIMEKVCNELANKVAEDKAEVEAFKTESIKIQEEMEEERKMLQVAEVWREERVQMKLIDAKLALEDKYFQMNKLIVDLETFLRSRIASLDVMELRTAHSIRQEAKLVDVKEIKELSYTPPKSSDIYSIYQELKQIEANEREIEKCNMSSPASNASKLQFASSDFNEHYYHSLQQGPTIIIDDNCHLEEDARGHHAVNHAEDQGSSYSHDENHLSVNKLTQSKNDWQVARECDENAPRNSPDTQSSDVYLVPEESMCKAAAISKLSRSGQYNNKCSEINGMVLSENISNKETYPRRKSWEDRLRHQDSVEQWSSPELVNPHVTHGIRERIKRPRATRKNSLKAKLLEARMESQKNQLRGVLKQNT from the exons ATGAACTTTTTCAAGATGGCAACAAGAGCAGACATTCTTGCCAGCTCCTGCCGCCGCCGGAGGAACACCACCGTATCCGATCACCGGAAGTATGGAACCACCCCAGCAACCCCTTTTTTGCATTGGAAGCTTATTCAAGATGGTAAAAAGAGCAGACATTCTGCTGTCTCCAGCAGTGGTGGCAGCGGAGGAGCGGGGGCTGGACAGAGAGGTGGCGGTGTTAGTTGTAGTGGTAGTGGGAATACTGTTTCGGCTAGGAAGCTCGCCGCTGCCCTGTGGAGGCTGAGGTTGGCAGGTGGTGTTGGTGGTCATGGTGGAGGTGATAAAGGTTTGAACTTGAGGAGGGGGAAAACTGATGAATTGGGGTtagag TTAAACACGGTGTTTCCCTCCCATCAGATTAGCAATGAATATGGCGCAGAGAAAATGGATCTTTTGCGCACCCCTGAATTCGTGTCCAACTCAAACCATGGGATCCTGTGCAAG attGAATCCCCATCACTGTATACTAAGCATAACATGGAGAGTGCAACAAAGTGGGATCCGAGATGCTCAGGGATGTGCAGTGACATCTTCTGCTTTTATAGCCATCCTAAACTTCTCGAAAATCATGTTGCTATGGTGCCTGCTTTTGCCATGCACGCAGAACTAGTGCAAGCTCGATTGCGCATTCATGAGCTTGAACCCAACTGCCAGtcttctaagaaaaaaatcaaacactcgCTGAAGAAGCTCGAAGAAGAAAGAACCTCATCGCAGAGCAGTGAACCTCAGAAAATTCGTGcagtttttgatgttttagacAATCAATTAagcagggaaagaaaaaaacgtCAAAAGCTGGAAATTCTCATTTCTAAATTAATCACTGAGTTGGCAAATGTCAAATCATCTGCAAAGCAGTTCAAGAAAGACTATGAGGAACAAAAAAGAGCCAGAGAAATAATGGAGAAAGTTTGTAATGAACTTGCCAATAAAGTTGCAGAAGATAAAGCTGAAGTTGAAGCATTCAAGACTGAGTCCATCAAGATTCAGGAAGAAAtggaagaagagaggaagatGTTGCAGGTGGCTGAGGTTTGGCGTGAAGAACGTGTCCAGATGAAGCTGATTGATGCAAAATTGGCCCTTGAAGATAAGTATTTCCAAATGAACAAGTTAATAGTAGACCTTGAAACTTTTCTGAGGTCAAGAATTGCCTCCTTGGATGTGATGGAGTTGAGGACCGCCCATTCAATCAGACAAGAAGCTAAATTGGTAGATGTTAAAGAGATAAAGGAACTTTCTTATACCCCGCCGAAATCAAGTGACATATACTCTATTTATCAAGAACTCAAGCAAATAGAAGCCAATGAAAGGGAGATTGAAAAATGCAATATGAGCAGCCCTGCAAGCAATGCTTCCAAACTCCAGTTTGCCAGTTCGGATTTTAATGAGCACTACTACCATTCTTTGCAGCAAGGGCCGACTATTATTATTGATGATAACTGTCATTTAGAAGAAGATGCAAGAGGCCACCACGCTGTGAATCACGCTGAGGATCAAGGTTCAAGTTATTCCCATGATGAGAATCACCTCTCAGTTAACAAGCTTACACAAAGCAAAAATGATTGGCAGGTTGCAAGAGAATGTGATGAGAATGCTCCTCGGAATTCTCCAGACACACAAAGTAGTGACGTCTATTTGGTACCAGAAGAATCAATGTGTAAGGCAGCTGCCATATCTAAGCTTTCGAGATCTGGCCAATATAATAACAAATGCTCAGAGATAAATGGAATGGTCTTGAGCGAGAACATTTCTAATAAGGAGACTTATCCAAGAAGAAAGTCATGGGAAGATAGGCTTCGGCACCAAGATTCTGTGGAGCAGTGGAGCTCACCAGAGT